One genomic region from Solwaraspora sp. WMMD792 encodes:
- the phnE gene encoding phosphonate ABC transporter, permease protein PhnE, with amino-acid sequence MTSPTDRTERPDRAATGRAGTTSTDAAIDERALRPPWSRNRIVGIAAAIGAVLAIVVSAREVGVDPQRLVDGWADLGNLLGRMLPVEIPQPSRVVGPILDTLMMAVAGTALALLLSLPLSFLAAANTAPSPAVRAVARAIILGARSIPDLVYALIFVRVLGVGVLPGVLAVAIYSTGMIGKLFADAIEEVDDEIHQAVATVGATRLQAIMTGIIPQVLPSFVSTTLYRLDMNVAASAVLGFVGAGGIGFELYNTLRTLQYQRGLGLALIIIALVVIVERISAAIRASILAHEQPARARPRPRRPSQARPATARGPRLSPPWTRDRLARQIAVVTAAGLAMVSFAGLGISPGALLRAIPELVASVGTFLPPDFASVREDLGPAIVETLTIAVCATALATALSLPIAFLAARTVAPHPAVYHAARLVIVLSRGLPPLVLALIFVSAFGLGPFAGVIALGLGSIGLTAKLMADAIEHLDPGPRAALRSVGATRLQQAAAGVVPQVAPSFVATTLFTLDSTIRSSTIVGIVGAGGIGFITYQSVHTLQFRTTAAVLIVIFGTVFIVERFSDMIRKRIL; translated from the coding sequence TGCGGCCGCCGTGGAGCCGCAACCGCATCGTGGGCATCGCGGCGGCCATCGGTGCCGTTCTCGCGATAGTGGTCAGTGCCCGTGAGGTGGGTGTCGATCCGCAACGGCTCGTCGACGGCTGGGCAGACCTGGGCAACCTGCTCGGCCGGATGCTGCCGGTCGAGATACCGCAGCCGTCCCGCGTCGTCGGCCCCATCCTCGACACGCTGATGATGGCGGTCGCCGGCACTGCCCTGGCGCTGCTGCTGTCCCTGCCCCTGTCGTTTCTCGCCGCCGCCAACACGGCCCCGTCCCCCGCCGTGCGAGCCGTCGCACGGGCGATCATCCTCGGCGCCCGGTCGATCCCCGACCTGGTGTACGCCCTGATCTTCGTCCGAGTCCTCGGCGTCGGTGTGCTGCCGGGTGTGCTCGCCGTCGCGATCTATTCCACCGGCATGATCGGGAAGCTGTTTGCCGACGCCATCGAGGAAGTCGACGACGAAATCCACCAGGCCGTGGCGACGGTTGGGGCGACCCGCCTGCAGGCGATCATGACCGGGATCATCCCGCAGGTGCTGCCGTCGTTCGTCTCCACCACTCTGTACCGGCTGGACATGAACGTGGCCGCCTCCGCCGTCCTCGGGTTCGTAGGCGCCGGCGGCATCGGCTTCGAGCTCTACAACACCTTGCGCACCCTCCAGTACCAGCGCGGCCTCGGCCTCGCACTGATCATCATCGCCCTGGTCGTGATCGTCGAACGGATCTCGGCCGCGATCCGGGCCAGCATCCTCGCCCACGAACAGCCCGCCCGGGCACGACCTCGCCCCCGCCGGCCTAGCCAGGCCCGGCCGGCCACTGCCAGGGGTCCACGGCTCAGTCCGCCGTGGACCAGGGACCGGCTGGCCCGACAGATCGCCGTGGTGACGGCCGCCGGGCTGGCCATGGTCAGCTTCGCAGGCCTCGGCATCAGTCCCGGCGCGCTGCTACGGGCCATTCCCGAGCTCGTCGCGAGCGTCGGAACGTTCCTGCCTCCGGACTTCGCCTCCGTCCGGGAAGACCTGGGACCAGCGATCGTGGAGACGCTCACCATCGCCGTATGCGCCACCGCGTTGGCGACGGCACTGAGTCTGCCGATCGCGTTCCTCGCCGCCCGTACCGTTGCGCCACATCCCGCCGTCTATCACGCTGCCCGCCTGGTCATCGTCCTGTCCCGAGGTCTGCCGCCGCTGGTCCTCGCACTGATCTTCGTCTCCGCGTTCGGCCTCGGACCGTTCGCCGGCGTGATCGCGCTCGGCCTGGGATCGATCGGTCTGACCGCGAAGCTGATGGCCGATGCGATCGAGCATCTCGACCCGGGGCCGCGGGCCGCGCTCCGGTCGGTCGGTGCGACCCGGCTCCAGCAGGCGGCTGCCGGCGTCGTGCCACAGGTCGCGCCGTCCTTCGTGGCCACGACGCTGTTCACCCTGGACAGCACGATCCGATCGTCGACGATCGTCGGGATCGTCGGTGCCGGCGGTATCGGGTTCATCACCTACCAGTCCGTGCACACGCTGCAGTTCCGCACCACCGCCGCAGTGCTGATCGTCATTTTCGGCACCGTTTTCATCGTCGAGCGCTTCTCCGACATGATCAGAAAGAGGATTCTGTGA
- the phnC gene encoding phosphonate ABC transporter ATP-binding protein, with translation MKRPTAASPDRQPAPAVRVAHLTKRFGDHTALDDVSFDLPSGQFLAVIGLSGSGKSTLLRLLNGLHTPSDGTVEVLGVDVVRARARAIRHLRCQVGFIFQQFNLVGRLSCMENVLSGALGGLRGPRLGVSTYSKALRRTALDHLDRVGLGHKAFQRADTLSGGEQQRVAIARSLMQRPQLLLADEPVASLDPESSGQVMDVLRRICVEEHLTVICSLHQVDMALGWAHRVIGLCAGSTVLDRPTGDLTRQQLMQVYQRDGVPVTLEAPDGDEPDDDLADLSPTPQRLVP, from the coding sequence GTGAAACGGCCGACAGCTGCATCGCCTGACCGCCAGCCGGCGCCGGCTGTCCGCGTCGCCCACCTTACGAAGCGATTCGGCGACCACACCGCCCTCGACGACGTCTCCTTCGACCTGCCCAGCGGGCAGTTCCTCGCCGTCATCGGCCTGTCCGGATCGGGAAAGTCGACCCTGCTCCGGCTGCTCAACGGACTGCACACACCCAGCGACGGCACGGTCGAGGTGCTCGGCGTCGATGTGGTGCGCGCCCGCGCCCGCGCGATCCGTCACCTGCGCTGCCAGGTCGGCTTCATCTTTCAGCAGTTCAACCTGGTCGGCCGGCTCAGCTGCATGGAGAATGTCCTGTCCGGGGCACTCGGCGGACTGCGCGGCCCGCGGCTCGGCGTGTCGACCTACTCCAAGGCGCTACGCCGTACCGCCCTCGACCACCTCGACCGGGTCGGTCTCGGCCACAAGGCATTCCAACGCGCCGACACCCTCTCCGGTGGGGAACAGCAGCGGGTCGCGATTGCGAGGAGCCTCATGCAGCGACCGCAACTGCTGCTTGCCGACGAACCTGTCGCCTCCCTCGACCCGGAGTCGTCCGGCCAGGTGATGGACGTCCTACGCCGCATCTGCGTCGAGGAACACCTCACCGTCATCTGCAGCCTGCACCAGGTCGACATGGCACTCGGTTGGGCACACCGGGTCATCGGCCTGTGCGCAGGCAGCACCGTGCTGGACCGGCCGACCGGGGACCTGACCCGACAGCAGCTGATGCAGGTCTACCAACGTGACGGCGTGCCCGTCACGTTGGAGGCTCCGGACGGCGACGAGCCGGACGACGACCTCGCCGACCTCTCCCCCACCCCACAACGGCTGGTCCCCTAG